TTCTTCACGAGGCAGTTGATGGCGATGGGCTTCGGCGCAGTAGCCATGGTCGTTGCCGCCCGAGTCCCGTATGCCTGGTACCGCAAGGCGGCGGTGCCGATCTTCCTGGTGTCGAGTGTCGGTCTGCTCGCCGTTCTGCTCGTCGGTGATCGTGACTACGGAAGCCAGCGCTGGATCGACCTCGGGTTCACGGAGTTCCAGCCGTCGGAGTTTGCCAAATTCGCCACCATCGTCGCCCTTGCCGCGGTCATGGCCAAGAAGGAACGTCGACTCGACGATGTCTGGCACTTCGTGGTTCCCGTCGCAACGATCGTGGGATCCACATGCCTCTTCGTCATGCTCGAGCCCGACCTCGGCACGACGTTGATCATTGCGGCGGCGGCATTCGCGATCCTGGCCGTTTCCGCCTCTCCGCTCCGGTACGTGACGATGACCGGGATCGTGGGAGCGATCAGCGCCCTGGTGCTTGCCTACGCTTCCGACTACCGGTTTGCCCGGGTGACGGCTTTCCTGGATCCATATGCCGATGAACTGGGAGACGGATACCAGGTCCTGCAGGGTCTGGGCGCACTCGGTACCGGTGGAACCTTCGGGGTGGGGCTCGGAGCGAGCCGCACGAGGTGGGGATGGGTTCCCAACGCCCACACCGACTTCATCTTCGCGATCATCGGCGAGGAGATTGGTTTCGCGGGCGGACTGGTCATAGTCACCCTGTTCGCTCTCATCGCAGTAATCGGATTGACGGTTGCCTTTCGAGCTCCGGATAGGTTCGGCCGATTCCTGGCGGTTGGAATAACGGTCTGGATCACGGCCCAAGCCGTCGTGAACATCGGGGGAGTCGTGCAGGCGATGCCGATCACCGGGATGCCCCTGCCGTTCATCTCCTTCGGTGGGACGGCACTGGTGATGGTGATGGGGGCGGCGGGAGTTCTCATCAACGTTGCGCGGAGCGGCGTTTCGTCTTCCCGGAGAGGAAGTCGATGACGTATGCGATCGCCGCAGCCGGAACGGGGGGACACGTCTATCCGGGCCTGGCCGTCGGTGAGCAACTGGTTGCCGATGGTGTCGCCCGTGCTGATGTGCTGTTCATCGGAGGGGACCGCCTGGCGGCCACGGTATTTCCCGCCGCCGGGTTCCCGTATCTGAGGCTCCAAGTCCGGGGGCTCAGCCGCAGCCTCAGCGCCAAGAACCTGGCTTTGCCGCTGGTCGTGGCGCGCGCAACACGGCGCGCTTCCTCCGAGTTGCGAGCCCGCGACGTCGGGGTCGTGCTCGGAATGGGCAGCTACACCTCCGTCCCGGTTGGCCTCGCGGCCAGACGCCGGCGCATACCCCTGTATCTTCACGAGCAGAACGCCCACGCCGGACTGGCCAACCGATTGATGGGCCGATTTGCAGTGACCACGTTCACCTCCTTCGAGCAGACCGAGGGCGCGGTCCGTGCGCTTCATGTTGGAAATCCCATTCGGGCGGGTCTGGCGGA
This Acidimicrobiia bacterium DNA region includes the following protein-coding sequences:
- the ftsW gene encoding putative lipid II flippase FtsW; translation: MTTKVTSIAGARSAARRHVATAEVNTRLTVLFSLAVGLLLVIGLGAMRSASSVVGLEQEGNGWAFFTRQLMAMGFGAVAMVVAARVPYAWYRKAAVPIFLVSSVGLLAVLLVGDRDYGSQRWIDLGFTEFQPSEFAKFATIVALAAVMAKKERRLDDVWHFVVPVATIVGSTCLFVMLEPDLGTTLIIAAAAFAILAVSASPLRYVTMTGIVGAISALVLAYASDYRFARVTAFLDPYADELGDGYQVLQGLGALGTGGTFGVGLGASRTRWGWVPNAHTDFIFAIIGEEIGFAGGLVIVTLFALIAVIGLTVAFRAPDRFGRFLAVGITVWITAQAVVNIGGVVQAMPITGMPLPFISFGGTALVMVMGAAGVLINVARSGVSSSRRGSR